A window from Leifsonia sp. AG29 encodes these proteins:
- a CDS encoding ABC transporter substrate-binding protein: MRFKFVRAAAVLGGLGILAAGLAGCSAAENGSTAEVKSLTLWEAQSTPSAMKSVLEGFKKSTGISVNVVTIPDSFEQNLQTKWAAGQRPDILFYQPAPSSLANLNAKKNLQDLGDMKFVQQTKFGLADAGTMDGVHYTATYDFPSVFGIYYNKKVFSDNNIAIPKTVADLDSAAATLKAKGVVPFGVTGGDNWSTQIPFMEASTDLVHAGDVKKINNGSEKFTDAKWIDAFSVAPGWVSKGWVNPDYKSAQYAAMPAQLQAGSVAMYPMASWMAGTFTDTSDIGFFPWPSTSEAVQYQSGNVASVQLPKTGDSAREAASRKFVDYITVGQGYKTLNAALGSPSIMKGVPDPEKVNPLLKEAASLFAGGKSLPSLDTQLAYGPSNRADLSLALVTGSLTAQEFASQYQDAFDKLRKLQG, translated from the coding sequence GTGCGATTCAAATTTGTTCGTGCTGCCGCAGTTCTGGGAGGTCTCGGCATTCTGGCGGCAGGCCTAGCAGGATGCTCGGCAGCCGAAAATGGAAGTACCGCAGAAGTCAAATCGCTGACGCTATGGGAAGCCCAGTCAACCCCTTCCGCGATGAAGTCAGTATTGGAGGGCTTCAAGAAGTCGACCGGAATCTCCGTGAACGTGGTCACGATTCCAGACTCGTTTGAACAGAATTTGCAGACGAAGTGGGCAGCTGGGCAGCGTCCCGATATCCTGTTTTACCAGCCTGCGCCTTCATCTCTCGCAAACCTCAATGCCAAGAAAAATCTCCAGGACCTCGGAGACATGAAGTTCGTCCAGCAAACCAAGTTCGGGTTGGCTGACGCAGGAACTATGGACGGCGTTCACTACACCGCGACATATGACTTCCCTTCCGTTTTCGGGATCTATTACAACAAGAAGGTCTTCTCCGATAACAACATCGCCATCCCAAAAACGGTGGCCGATCTGGACTCAGCCGCAGCCACACTGAAGGCAAAGGGGGTAGTTCCGTTCGGCGTGACCGGCGGCGACAACTGGAGTACTCAAATCCCGTTCATGGAAGCTAGTACCGACCTTGTTCACGCCGGAGATGTCAAGAAGATCAACAACGGCTCCGAGAAGTTCACCGATGCGAAATGGATCGATGCTTTCAGCGTCGCCCCTGGCTGGGTGAGCAAGGGGTGGGTAAACCCGGATTACAAGTCTGCTCAGTACGCGGCAATGCCGGCGCAGCTTCAGGCGGGCAGCGTGGCGATGTACCCGATGGCGTCCTGGATGGCGGGCACATTCACCGACACCTCAGATATTGGCTTCTTCCCCTGGCCGTCCACTTCAGAGGCAGTGCAGTATCAGTCAGGGAATGTGGCATCAGTGCAGCTCCCCAAAACCGGTGACAGTGCCCGTGAGGCGGCCTCCCGCAAATTCGTCGACTACATCACGGTCGGGCAAGGGTACAAGACGCTCAATGCCGCGCTCGGCAGCCCTTCGATCATGAAGGGGGTTCCTGATCCCGAAAAGGTGAACCCGCTCCTCAAGGAAGCGGCGTCGCTTTTTGCTGGCGGCAAAAGCCTGCCCAGCTTGGACACCCAGCTCGCTTACGGCCCATCCAACCGCGCCGACTTGTCACTGGCCTTGGTGACGGGATCCCTGACGGCGCAGGAGTTCGCTAGTCAGTATCAGGACGCATTCGACAAGCTGCGCAAGCTGCAGGGTTGA
- a CDS encoding glycoside hydrolase family 36 protein: MTLVWGHDQLSVELTTTPTSPMKFVRLGLPGDPPLLSEQPAIEISIASAGRSWGRSLSRTVVGAQLRYVDHVADVIDGWSRLRVVTEDAEFGVVATLNLLTYPNESAMVGWVKVEVREGFREVTVLSASSLAFGLVHADETIEELKLTAGENSWLSEGRWKTVPLRDAGLPQVGIAEHRVAASHATITRAGYGPWSTSASLPVAVIESSKRARMWQIENNGPWRWDIGEDSAGAFAVLAGPTDENHSAYYRLAPGDEFETVRASISFGNSFFEASAAMTSYRRRVRAQHGVLRTPKVVYNDYLNTLMADPSEEKLLPLIASAAEAGAEVFCIDAGWYSDGDGWWDTVGAWKPSLVRFPRGLEAITRYIEELGMVPGIWMEPGVLGVRSEVIRALGIDAVLCRNGEPVVEHGRYCLNYSNPKVSDYLDATIDALIADLNIGYFKFDDNVDPSNGGSPGSASLGAALQESANAQAAWLDRLRLRHPTLILENCASGGMREDFVLIQRTDLQSTSDQQIAALYPPIACAAPMMMPPEAAGNWAVPTKEDSPQELTFSLCTSMLGNFFFSGFLDQLHAPAFAAVQSAVKAYKGVRDQLARAKPFWPLGLAGWSDDVIVLGLRDGGDHFVTVWNRSERPTSLVLDIDVSGSLHSIEPIFPTSLHPWQLNILPTGRSVGVSIPAGLDARTFVVHGEMA; the protein is encoded by the coding sequence GTGACGCTTGTCTGGGGCCACGATCAACTGAGTGTCGAGCTGACCACCACTCCGACGAGCCCGATGAAGTTCGTGCGCTTGGGGCTACCGGGCGATCCTCCGCTACTTTCAGAACAGCCGGCTATCGAAATCAGCATCGCATCCGCGGGCCGATCCTGGGGCCGCTCACTCTCGCGAACGGTAGTCGGCGCGCAACTCCGCTACGTCGATCACGTGGCAGATGTGATAGACGGATGGTCTCGACTGAGGGTGGTCACGGAAGACGCCGAGTTTGGAGTAGTCGCGACTCTGAATCTGCTCACCTACCCAAACGAGTCTGCGATGGTTGGATGGGTCAAAGTCGAGGTTCGTGAAGGATTCAGGGAGGTGACAGTCCTGTCGGCCTCGTCGCTTGCGTTTGGTCTCGTCCATGCAGATGAGACCATAGAGGAGCTCAAACTGACCGCAGGCGAGAACTCGTGGCTCTCCGAGGGAAGATGGAAGACGGTGCCGCTCAGAGACGCGGGACTGCCGCAGGTTGGGATCGCGGAGCACCGCGTTGCGGCGAGTCACGCCACGATAACCCGCGCCGGCTATGGACCTTGGTCTACTTCGGCGAGCCTTCCCGTCGCCGTTATTGAGTCAAGCAAGAGAGCTCGAATGTGGCAGATCGAGAACAACGGACCGTGGCGCTGGGACATAGGCGAGGACTCCGCCGGGGCCTTTGCGGTCCTCGCCGGACCTACTGACGAGAATCACTCGGCATACTATCGGCTCGCCCCAGGAGATGAGTTCGAGACTGTACGGGCGTCGATCTCATTTGGGAACTCCTTCTTCGAGGCGTCCGCAGCGATGACCTCCTACCGTCGACGCGTTCGCGCACAGCACGGCGTTCTACGCACACCAAAGGTCGTGTACAACGACTACTTGAACACATTGATGGCGGACCCATCGGAGGAGAAGCTCTTACCGCTGATCGCGTCAGCCGCCGAAGCCGGCGCCGAGGTTTTTTGCATCGACGCCGGTTGGTACTCGGATGGAGACGGCTGGTGGGATACCGTCGGCGCCTGGAAGCCATCTCTCGTTCGATTCCCGAGAGGGCTAGAAGCCATCACTCGATACATTGAAGAGCTTGGCATGGTGCCGGGAATTTGGATGGAACCAGGGGTTCTCGGCGTCCGAAGTGAGGTCATCCGCGCTCTGGGGATAGACGCTGTGCTATGCCGAAACGGTGAGCCAGTCGTCGAGCACGGGAGATACTGCCTGAATTACTCCAATCCCAAAGTTTCCGACTACCTCGATGCGACCATCGACGCACTCATCGCGGACCTCAATATTGGCTACTTCAAATTTGATGACAACGTAGACCCGAGCAATGGGGGCTCGCCAGGAAGCGCTAGCCTTGGGGCCGCACTGCAGGAGAGCGCAAACGCGCAGGCGGCATGGCTCGATCGCCTGCGGCTTAGACACCCCACTCTCATCCTCGAGAATTGCGCATCAGGAGGTATGCGGGAAGATTTCGTGCTCATCCAGCGCACAGATCTACAGTCAACAAGCGATCAGCAGATTGCGGCGCTGTATCCACCTATTGCTTGCGCGGCACCCATGATGATGCCTCCTGAGGCGGCCGGCAATTGGGCAGTGCCAACTAAAGAGGACAGTCCGCAGGAATTGACATTCAGCCTCTGCACCTCCATGCTGGGGAACTTCTTCTTCTCAGGGTTTCTAGATCAATTGCACGCGCCGGCTTTCGCTGCCGTACAGTCCGCGGTCAAGGCATACAAGGGTGTGCGCGATCAATTGGCACGGGCGAAGCCGTTCTGGCCGCTCGGATTAGCTGGTTGGAGCGACGACGTTATCGTCCTCGGCTTGCGAGACGGCGGCGACCACTTCGTCACTGTTTGGAATAGATCTGAGCGGCCAACATCGCTGGTGCTAGACATCGATGTGTCGGGAAGCCTTCACTCGATCGAGCCGATTTTTCCCACCTCGCTGCATCCATGGCAGCTCAATATTCTGCCTACTGGGCGCTCTGTGGGTGTCTCGATTCCGGCCGGATTGGACGCGCGCACCTTTGTCGTACACGGGGAGATGGCGTAG
- a CDS encoding IS3 family transposase, giving the protein MVDYIDAHKDEFGVEPICEELPIAPSTYYAAKTAPPSARALSDERALTQIRRVHAENLGVYGARKVHAQLRREGHTLARCTVERLMRRDGLRGVTRARGPRTKIAGDPAALPLDLVERAFTATRPDQLWVADITYIRTFAGWVYAAFVTDVFSRRVVGWQLSTNLRTDLALDALEMGIWTREHDGHDTTGLTHHSDRGVQYRAIRYTERLAEAGAVASVASVGSRGDCYDCQSVSTGSREDRVVLAGAV; this is encoded by the coding sequence ATGGTTGATTACATCGACGCGCACAAGGATGAGTTCGGGGTCGAGCCGATCTGCGAGGAACTGCCGATCGCCCCGTCGACGTATTACGCCGCGAAGACCGCGCCGCCGTCCGCGCGGGCGCTCAGCGATGAGCGCGCGTTGACTCAGATCCGCCGGGTCCATGCAGAGAATCTCGGCGTCTACGGGGCCCGGAAGGTGCACGCTCAGCTGCGCCGCGAAGGGCACACGCTCGCACGGTGCACCGTCGAACGGCTGATGCGTCGCGATGGGCTGCGCGGTGTCACTCGAGCTCGCGGCCCGCGCACGAAGATCGCGGGTGACCCTGCCGCGCTGCCCCTGGATCTGGTTGAGCGCGCCTTCACCGCAACACGCCCCGACCAGCTCTGGGTCGCGGACATCACTTACATCCGCACCTTCGCCGGCTGGGTCTACGCGGCGTTCGTGACCGACGTGTTCTCTCGACGCGTGGTGGGCTGGCAACTCTCCACCAACCTGCGCACCGATCTCGCTCTCGACGCCTTGGAAATGGGTATCTGGACGCGGGAACACGACGGCCACGACACCACCGGGCTCACCCATCACAGCGACCGAGGAGTCCAATATCGAGCGATCCGCTACACCGAACGTCTCGCCGAAGCCGGCGCGGTCGCCTCGGTCGCCTCGGTCGGCTCCCGCGGCGACTGCTACGACTGTCAGTCTGTTTCTACCGGATCCCGCGAGGATCGGGTAGTCCTGGCCGGCGCGGTCTGA
- a CDS encoding LacI family DNA-binding transcriptional regulator, whose amino-acid sequence MRDVAEHAGVSTASVSNFLNNPGRLTEATRTRIDKSIQELGWVPNSAARQLRVGTNSTVGYVTFELTNAHSVEIANGIERTLAAHGMYLLIANDNGSSERECDYLKMFEMQRVRGLIVGPIGDIDEQLEQMRRRGTPSVLSGRQSSNPNQPYVSIDDVLGGELAVRHLLETGKRRIAFIGSSLDLRQVGDRMRGALRAVQTVPGASLQFISAAERTVQNGRQAASELLSRPKDTWPDGIFCANDLLAIGVLQHIALDSSVRVPHDIAVVGYDDIEFAASNLIPLTSIRIPHEQLGKAVADILLNELADTPIADGVRQIETQPELIVRESSRA is encoded by the coding sequence ATGAGGGACGTAGCAGAACACGCGGGCGTGTCTACGGCTAGCGTGTCGAACTTTCTAAATAACCCCGGCCGCCTAACGGAAGCGACCAGAACCAGAATTGACAAATCAATTCAGGAGCTCGGCTGGGTTCCGAACTCGGCGGCGCGACAGCTGCGAGTCGGAACGAATTCGACGGTTGGCTACGTGACCTTCGAACTCACTAATGCGCACTCGGTCGAGATAGCCAATGGGATCGAACGCACCCTTGCGGCGCACGGTATGTATCTCCTCATCGCCAACGATAATGGTTCCTCAGAGCGAGAATGCGATTACCTCAAGATGTTCGAGATGCAGCGGGTTCGGGGCCTAATTGTAGGACCGATCGGCGATATCGACGAGCAGCTCGAACAGATGCGTCGGAGAGGTACCCCCAGCGTGTTAAGTGGGCGGCAATCGTCTAACCCCAACCAGCCTTACGTCTCGATCGATGATGTTCTGGGCGGTGAGCTCGCTGTGAGGCATTTGCTCGAGACTGGAAAACGACGAATCGCTTTCATTGGGTCGTCGCTTGACCTTCGTCAAGTTGGGGACAGAATGCGGGGGGCGCTTCGCGCCGTACAGACGGTGCCCGGCGCGTCCTTGCAGTTCATCAGTGCAGCTGAACGAACCGTCCAAAACGGTAGGCAAGCAGCATCTGAATTGTTGTCTCGCCCCAAAGATACTTGGCCAGACGGCATCTTCTGCGCAAACGACCTGCTTGCTATAGGGGTGCTCCAACACATCGCACTCGACTCGAGCGTGCGTGTACCTCACGATATTGCAGTCGTCGGGTATGACGACATCGAGTTTGCCGCCTCAAACCTCATACCTCTCACATCTATTCGCATTCCGCACGAGCAGCTAGGCAAGGCGGTCGCAGACATTTTGCTCAACGAGCTCGCCGACACGCCCATCGCGGATGGGGTTCGTCAGATTGAAACGCAACCTGAGCTAATCGTTCGCGAGTCCTCCCGCGCATAG
- a CDS encoding transposase: protein MRGTPKLRKYPPELKERAVRLVLAARDEDGGRRGACTRVGQQLGIPSDTLRGWVQRAEVDGGLRPGRSSDDAEHIANLEREVRELRRANAILRSASAFFAAELDRPHS, encoded by the coding sequence ATGAGGGGTACGCCGAAGTTGAGGAAGTATCCGCCTGAGTTGAAGGAGCGGGCTGTGCGGCTGGTTCTGGCCGCACGTGATGAAGATGGTGGCCGTCGTGGCGCGTGCACGCGGGTCGGGCAGCAGCTCGGGATCCCGTCGGACACGCTTCGCGGGTGGGTCCAGCGGGCCGAGGTCGATGGCGGCTTGCGGCCGGGCCGCTCCAGCGACGACGCGGAACACATTGCGAACCTTGAACGCGAGGTCCGCGAGTTGCGTCGGGCGAACGCGATTCTTCGCAGCGCGTCGGCTTTCTTCGCGGCGGAGCTCGACCGCCCACACAGCTGA
- a CDS encoding integrase core domain-containing protein, with protein sequence MTDNGACYRSRDFAAALGPIRYRFTRPYRPQTNGKVERFNRTQATEWAYARAYSSDEARAADYDRWLHHYNHHQPHTGIGGSTPAARVHNLTGNYI encoded by the coding sequence ATGACCGACAACGGCGCCTGCTACCGCTCACGCGACTTCGCCGCCGCACTCGGCCCGATCCGGTACCGCTTCACCCGCCCCTACCGGCCACAGACCAACGGCAAAGTCGAGCGGTTCAACCGCACCCAGGCAACCGAATGGGCCTACGCCCGCGCCTACAGCAGCGACGAAGCCCGAGCGGCCGACTACGACCGATGGCTCCATCACTACAATCACCACCAACCCCACACCGGCATCGGCGGCTCAACACCCGCAGCCCGCGTTCACAACCTCACGGGGAACTACATCTAG
- a CDS encoding carbohydrate ABC transporter permease: protein MSTYSRPSTVRRIGLPPVKVVSVARVTALWFTAAVVVLAPLSLLLVNASKPTGEATSVSASLPSRFALFDNIATVIQEGNTITGFVNSVLITVPSIALILFFGSMAAWVFARGRTRTVGAVYFVAISGILLPPAIVATLRVMSSLGLSGRPALILFYLGTQLSLAVFVMTGFVKSIPIEIEEAARVDGASTLRVYWSIVLPSLRPVLLTTAVISALLIWNDFLTPFFLLSDPSQQTMPLGLYNFASATQYTLNWNLIFTQVLLVSLPLLVLFVIAQRRIVGGLLGGALK, encoded by the coding sequence ATGAGCACCTATAGCCGTCCTAGCACCGTTCGGCGGATCGGACTCCCACCCGTCAAAGTTGTCTCAGTCGCCCGGGTAACAGCCCTCTGGTTTACAGCTGCCGTCGTTGTGCTTGCCCCGCTCAGCTTGCTACTCGTTAACGCCTCTAAACCGACCGGAGAGGCCACCTCCGTCAGCGCGTCCTTGCCATCACGGTTCGCTCTATTCGACAACATCGCCACCGTGATTCAAGAAGGCAACACGATCACGGGCTTCGTCAACAGTGTATTGATTACGGTTCCTTCGATCGCTCTCATACTCTTTTTTGGATCTATGGCAGCTTGGGTGTTCGCTCGAGGGCGCACCCGGACGGTCGGCGCTGTGTATTTTGTAGCGATTAGCGGTATTTTGCTGCCGCCGGCCATCGTGGCAACCCTTCGAGTGATGAGCAGTCTTGGTCTGTCGGGTCGACCGGCTCTCATCCTGTTCTATCTCGGCACGCAGCTGAGTCTGGCCGTGTTCGTCATGACGGGATTCGTCAAGTCCATCCCCATTGAGATAGAAGAGGCCGCTCGAGTCGATGGAGCGAGCACCCTCCGCGTCTACTGGTCGATCGTACTTCCGTCACTCAGGCCGGTACTTCTGACGACGGCAGTGATCTCGGCACTATTGATTTGGAACGACTTCCTCACGCCGTTCTTCTTGCTGTCGGATCCTTCTCAGCAGACTATGCCGCTGGGCTTGTACAACTTTGCGAGCGCTACTCAGTACACGCTCAACTGGAATCTGATCTTTACCCAGGTCCTGCTGGTGAGTCTTCCACTCCTTGTGCTGTTCGTAATCGCACAACGAAGAATTGTCGGCGGTCTGCTCGGCGGGGCCCTCAAGTAG
- a CDS encoding alpha-L-rhamnosidase, translating into MQWTAKMIASDHEFSGAPLLRKKFTVTSGHGGITAAHLMLSAQGLIEPWLNGKRVSTDLLTPGWSSYEWRTRYEVYDVANLLTEQSVVGLALGNGWFRGRLGWTGRSHVYGDELAAMAELRIEFEDGATQLVCTDETWKAGPSATLMNDLYDGQTIDARRRADWLNTEFDDADWVGVHFVDFDYNTLQAAFAPAVRPQQEVKAKSSWRSASGKTLVDFGQNLVGWIRVTIEGPAGTVVTIRHAEVIENSELETRPLRSALATDRYILSGRKDTFEPTFTFHGFRYAEVSGWPCELKLEDLTAIALGSDLRRIGRFESSSELLNQLHKNIVWGTRGNFVSIPTDCPQRDERLGWTGDIAVFAPTACYLFDSELFLRDWLRDLSLEQDHHDGVVPYVVPDVMKLVGSGGNLPSQETAALWSDSAVWVPWAIYQAYGDRSVLVEQFDSMVAHLRKVATLLSPGGVWDTGFQFGDWLDPDAPPDDPGAGKADSGVVATACAYRSATIVTKVAELLGRESDAAEFGKFAANLREAFNRHYVNAGTILSDCVTVYSLAIEFDLVSPADSAECAARLAHLVEEEGFVISTGFAGTPFVLDALTRSGYLDHAYRLLLQTECPSWLYPVTMGATTVWERWDSMRPDGTINPGEMTSFNHYALGAVADWMHRVVGGLAPLAPGYARVLIAPQPGGGLTEAATSLETPHGRVSVSWRVEDGSFTVDAELPEGVDGILRLPDGTERAIGAGQVTATADLPAVVAAGV; encoded by the coding sequence ATGCAGTGGACTGCGAAGATGATCGCCTCCGATCATGAATTCTCGGGCGCACCCCTTCTGCGCAAGAAGTTCACCGTTACGTCGGGTCATGGCGGCATAACTGCCGCGCACCTGATGTTGTCCGCCCAAGGTCTAATTGAACCGTGGCTCAATGGCAAGCGCGTGTCAACTGACCTGCTAACTCCTGGATGGTCCAGCTACGAGTGGCGTACACGGTACGAAGTGTATGACGTTGCGAACTTACTGACAGAACAATCGGTTGTAGGTCTTGCGTTGGGAAATGGATGGTTCCGTGGGCGGCTCGGCTGGACTGGTCGCTCTCACGTGTACGGTGACGAGCTTGCTGCCATGGCAGAACTTCGAATCGAGTTCGAAGACGGCGCAACTCAGCTGGTGTGTACGGACGAGACTTGGAAAGCGGGACCAAGCGCCACACTGATGAACGACCTCTACGATGGCCAAACCATTGATGCCCGTCGCCGTGCGGACTGGCTAAACACCGAGTTCGACGACGCGGACTGGGTAGGAGTCCACTTCGTCGACTTCGACTACAACACGCTTCAAGCAGCCTTTGCCCCCGCCGTGCGGCCTCAGCAAGAAGTCAAAGCAAAAAGCTCATGGCGCTCCGCGTCTGGCAAGACGCTGGTGGACTTTGGTCAGAACCTCGTTGGATGGATCCGTGTGACGATCGAGGGTCCCGCCGGCACCGTCGTGACAATCCGTCATGCCGAAGTGATCGAGAATAGTGAACTAGAAACGAGGCCGCTTCGAAGCGCGCTCGCTACCGACCGCTATATTCTGAGTGGTCGAAAGGACACATTCGAACCAACCTTCACCTTCCACGGCTTTCGATACGCCGAGGTTTCTGGATGGCCTTGCGAGCTTAAATTAGAGGATCTCACGGCCATAGCCCTAGGTTCTGACTTGCGTCGAATCGGTCGTTTCGAAAGTTCGAGCGAGTTGCTGAATCAGCTTCACAAGAACATCGTCTGGGGCACGAGGGGCAATTTCGTCAGCATCCCTACTGATTGCCCCCAACGAGATGAACGGTTGGGTTGGACCGGCGATATTGCGGTGTTTGCCCCGACGGCGTGCTACCTCTTTGATAGCGAGTTGTTCCTCCGCGATTGGTTGAGAGATCTCTCGCTGGAACAAGATCATCACGACGGAGTAGTTCCTTATGTGGTACCCGACGTTATGAAGCTCGTCGGATCGGGAGGAAACCTGCCATCGCAGGAAACGGCAGCGCTATGGAGCGACTCAGCGGTTTGGGTTCCCTGGGCGATCTACCAGGCTTACGGCGACCGCAGCGTCCTGGTCGAACAGTTCGACTCAATGGTGGCCCATCTGCGCAAGGTGGCAACGCTGTTGTCGCCGGGTGGTGTGTGGGACACAGGATTTCAATTCGGTGACTGGCTGGACCCCGATGCGCCCCCGGACGATCCAGGCGCCGGAAAAGCTGACTCCGGGGTTGTGGCAACCGCCTGCGCTTACCGCTCGGCAACCATCGTGACGAAGGTTGCGGAACTCCTAGGCCGTGAATCTGACGCAGCCGAGTTCGGCAAGTTTGCGGCGAATTTGCGTGAAGCTTTCAATCGACACTATGTGAATGCCGGCACAATTCTCAGCGACTGCGTGACTGTGTATTCGCTCGCGATCGAATTTGATCTTGTTTCACCTGCCGACTCTGCAGAATGCGCTGCACGTCTTGCGCATCTAGTGGAGGAAGAGGGCTTCGTAATTTCGACAGGATTCGCTGGCACCCCTTTTGTCCTGGATGCTCTCACTCGAAGCGGCTACCTGGATCATGCTTACCGACTTCTGCTGCAGACCGAGTGTCCGTCGTGGCTTTATCCGGTGACCATGGGCGCGACCACGGTCTGGGAGCGCTGGGACTCCATGCGCCCGGACGGCACCATCAACCCGGGCGAGATGACCAGCTTCAACCACTACGCGCTCGGCGCGGTGGCCGACTGGATGCACCGGGTCGTCGGCGGCCTGGCGCCGCTGGCCCCGGGGTACGCCCGTGTGCTAATCGCCCCGCAGCCCGGCGGCGGACTGACCGAAGCGGCGACCTCGCTCGAGACGCCGCATGGCCGCGTATCCGTCAGCTGGCGCGTCGAGGACGGCTCGTTCACCGTCGACGCAGAGCTGCCCGAGGGCGTCGACGGCATCCTGCGGCTCCCCGACGGCACGGAGCGGGCCATCGGCGCGGGCCAGGTCACGGCGACCGCCGACCTGCCCGCCGTCGTCGCCGCCGGCGTCTGA
- a CDS encoding carbohydrate ABC transporter permease: MSKLDERTATPRNDPERSNYKRRAGRRRARLGRLTGREQIALLAAPLSLFTVFFLLPNVLNFVLSLTNWNSYSDDVKWVGLDNFAGLWNDGTLLNSLRVTLVFASLVAIIQNALGLLLALGLQRTTRNNGVLRAVFFVPVLVSPLATGYLFKGILGYDGPLNHFLTALAGHPVHIPFLQSETWTIIVVALVHSWKYFGLTMLIYIAGLAAIPEELDEAARLDGASRVQSFWYIKWRLLAPAVTVNITLTLIGSLNAFDVILATTGGGPGTTTQVFNMFVFQQFGSGAFGVSTAMSLVLFLTVVCIALPLITYLRRREIEA, translated from the coding sequence GTGAGCAAACTCGATGAAAGAACAGCGACTCCGCGAAACGATCCGGAGCGGTCGAACTACAAGCGAAGAGCCGGACGTCGTAGAGCTCGCCTGGGCCGCTTGACCGGACGGGAGCAAATTGCTTTGCTGGCCGCGCCTCTGTCGCTGTTCACGGTCTTTTTCCTACTTCCTAATGTCCTAAATTTCGTCCTCAGTCTCACAAATTGGAATTCGTATTCTGATGATGTCAAGTGGGTTGGACTAGACAACTTCGCTGGACTGTGGAATGACGGGACCCTGCTCAATAGCCTGCGGGTCACTCTCGTCTTTGCGTCGTTAGTGGCCATAATCCAGAACGCCCTCGGTCTGCTACTTGCACTCGGTCTTCAACGAACCACCAGGAATAACGGAGTGCTGAGGGCCGTGTTCTTTGTGCCGGTTCTCGTATCTCCGCTGGCAACCGGGTATTTGTTCAAAGGCATCTTGGGCTATGACGGTCCCCTGAACCATTTCTTGACGGCCCTGGCTGGACACCCTGTTCATATTCCGTTTCTTCAATCCGAGACATGGACGATCATCGTCGTTGCACTCGTGCACTCATGGAAATACTTCGGTTTGACGATGCTGATCTACATCGCCGGTTTGGCAGCAATACCGGAAGAGCTCGACGAGGCAGCCAGACTTGATGGCGCCTCTCGTGTGCAGTCCTTCTGGTACATCAAATGGCGTCTGCTTGCTCCCGCTGTAACCGTCAACATCACGCTGACCCTCATCGGGTCATTGAACGCTTTCGACGTCATTCTCGCCACGACTGGCGGCGGCCCCGGCACGACAACGCAGGTTTTCAACATGTTCGTATTCCAACAGTTCGGTTCGGGAGCTTTCGGAGTGTCCACCGCGATGTCTCTGGTCCTGTTTCTAACGGTGGTTTGTATAGCCCTGCCGCTGATCACATACTTGCGTCGTCGGGAGATCGAAGCATGA